From one Plasmodium chabaudi chabaudi strain AS genome assembly, chromosome: 4 genomic stretch:
- a CDS encoding N2227-like protein, putative: protein MPNTDELHKKSKSNNATNNDHINENTKDSIICNSHINDQNSNSNMEINDNRQTDGNEEYSRDLNNYNDVRKNNFEECYNNSCCNSHIDCYDDDNNIDMLNDEEEKHFCNVCFSFLYYKKYCFYELLRIYRNLCMLNEEEKSLLSESIYCKVYKMYLAVLNNYYFILNILLPQISTPILLNLLSYTFHKDCGENHIDDEICCNHNSFGNTENGALNMGHTKIEKQTSGSSIGKKSREEIIINTIIDNLTEQEKASIDKIYNYNNLDAKILCKDEPLTILNEIKSKIMNKKKDCDMLKLFDNQSGLLLLDDNNQNNKDNTKKQHVQNTEDTISINNDQVDHHDENKTSEADIKEAHLSENNTILQDEKNDIKNITENITENINDEQNSVITNIDHVNLKNQPEHISVSINQEECNNHEKSEHISPGLRITNMYSPSLDEYSLIQNMSKVRSTLRQFVRDWSIEGIEERNNAYDPILKSLEKYLPITDNYIPKILCPGSGLGRLPYEVAKRGYKSQGNEFSYFMLLSSNFILNYYNQKDSLHIQPYCINTLNRKKRDDHLKIINLPDVNTYNKDVLNSEFSMCAGELVEVYYEEKEQFDGILTCFFLDTAKNIFVYIRTFANILKPNSLWSNIGPLLFHYAEMPNEMSIELAWDEIKFIISKWFTIVDEQWIDNYYTTNIDSMMQVQYHCIFFNAIRNDVPVED from the coding sequence atgccaAATACTGATGAGCTACATAAGAAAAGCAAATCAAACAATGCCACTAATAATGACCatattaatgaaaacaCAAAGGATTCAATAATATGTAATAGCCATATAAATGATCAAAATAGCAATTCTaatatggaaataaatgataatagaCAAACGGATGGAAACGAAGAGTACTCAAGAGATTTAAACAATTACAATGATGTAAGGAAAAATAACTTTGAAGaatgttataataatagttgTTGTAATTCTCATATAGATTGTTatgatgatgataataatattgatatgctaaatgatgaagaagaaaaacatttttgtaatgtttgtttttcttttttatattataaaaaatattgtttttatgaattgttaagaatatatagaaatttGTGCATGTtaaatgaagaagaaaaaagtTTATTATCAGAATCGATTTATTGtaaagtatataaaatgtatctagctgttttaaataattattattttatattaaatatattattaccaCAAATATCAACACCTATTCtacttaatttattatcctATACATTTCATAAAGACTGTGGAGAAAATCATATAGACGATGAAATTTGTTGTAACCATAATAGTTTTGGCAATACCGAAAATGGCGCATTAAATATGGGTCatacaaaaatagaaaaacaAACTAGCGGTAGTAGTATAGGGAAAAAATCAAGAGAAGAGatcataataaatacaataataGATAATTTAACAGAACAAGAAAAAGCTAGCATTGATaagatatataattataacaatttaGATGCAAAAATTTTGTGTAAAGATGAGCCATTAACcatattaaatgaaatcAAATCAAAAAtcatgaataaaaaaaaagattgTGATATGCTTAAATTGTTTGATAATCAATCTGGCTTATTACTATTAGATgataataatcaaaataataaagacaacacaaaaaaacaacatGTACAAAATACTGAAGATACGATCTCTATAAATAACGACCAGGTAGACCATCATGACGAAAACAAAACTAGCGAAGCAGACATAAAGGAAGCACACTTATcagaaaataatactatattacaagatgaaaaaaatgatataaaaaatataactgaaaatataactgaaaatataaatgatgaaCAGAATAGTGTAATTACAAATATTGATCATGTAAATCTTAAGAATCAACCAGAACATATTTCGGTTTCTATTAATCAAGAAGAATGTAATAATCATGAAAAATCAGAACATATATCACCAGGATTAAGAATTACAAATATGTATTCTCCATCTCTTGATGAATATTcattaatacaaaatatgagCAAAGTACGAAGTACATTAAGACAATTTGTTCGTGATTGGTCTATTGAAGGTATAgaagaaagaaataatgcatatgatccaattttaaaaagtttagAAAAATATCTTCCAATAActgataattatataccCAAAATATTATGCCCAGGATCAGGGTTAGGTAGATTACCATATGAAGTAGCAAAAAGAGGTTATAAAAGTCAAGGGAATGAATTTTCCTATTTTATGCTTTTATcatcaaattttattttaaattattataaccAAAAAGATTCATTACATATTCAACCATATTGTATTAATACATTAAATAGAAAGAAAAGAGAtgatcatttaaaaattattaatttaccAGAtgttaatacatataataaagatgTATTAAATTCTGAATTTTCAATGTGTGCTGGTGAATTAGTTGAAGTCTAttatgaagaaaaagaacAATTTGATGGAATATtaacatgtttttttttagatacagctaaaaatatttttgtttatattcgAACATTTGCAAATATACTTAAACCAAATTCATTATGGTCAAATATTGGGCCATTACTATTTCACTATGCTGAGATGCCAAATGAAATGTCTATTGAACTAGCATgggatgaaataaaatttattatctcAAAATGGTTTACTATTGTAGATGAACAATGGATAGACAATTATTATACTACAAACATAGATTCAATGATGCAAGTACAATAtcattgtattttttttaatgccATTCGAAATGATGTGCCTGTTGAAGACTAG
- a CDS encoding asparagine synthetase [glutamine-hydrolyzing], putative: MCGILAIFHSAIETNRLRRKALSLSKILRHRGPDWNGIVVEENQDGTTNVLTHERLAIVDVLSGHQPLYDDTKEICLTINGEIYNHLELRKLVKQDVLDTLKSKSDCAIIPNLYKIYKEKLPSMLDGIFAGVISDKKYNTFFAFRDPIGICPLYIGYAADGSIWFASEFKALRIHCVRYVAFPPGHYYMCNNGKGEFVRYYNPNWWKLDSPIPNTKIDLEKIRTTLENAVIKRLMGDVPFGILLSGGLDSSIIASIIAKHLKSIQSDATSNNNISGTCIGKNNKNSNTLKSFSIGLKGSPDLKAAKEVADFLNTDHTEFHFTVDQGIDSLHDVIYHIETYDITTIRASTPMYILSRLIKSSCIKMVLSGEGSDEIFGGYLYFHKAPNAEEFHRELQRKIHDLHIYDVLRANKSTMAFGIEARVPFLDLEFLDLVMNIDPKEKMCSNNKIEKDILRRAFAGYLPDHILYRQKEQFSDGVGYNWIDGLKEHAEKKISDAQFSRAPFLFPYNTPKTKEAYLYRCIFYQCFPEQCAQEFVPEGPSIACSTSKAVEWDEQFKINPDQSGRYVLDIHKHSKSFEDIKAA, from the exons atgtgtGGAATTTTAGCTATTTTTCATTCAGCTATTGAAACCAATCGATTAAGAAGGAAGGCCTTAAGTTTatcaaaaat ATTACGACACCGTGGACCAGATTGGAATGGCATAGTTGTCGAAGAAAATCAAGATGGAACAACAAACGTATTAACCCACGAAAGATTAGCAATTGTAGATGTATTATCAGGACATCAACCATTATATGATGACACAAAAGAAATATGTTTAACTATTAATggagaaatatataatcatttaGAATTAAGAAAATTAGTAAAACAAGATGTTTTAGATACATTAAAAAGTAAATCAGATTGTGCTATTATTCCAaacttatataaaatatataaagaaaaattaccTTCTATGTTAGATGGTATATTTGCAGGAGTTATcagtgataaaaaatataatacattttttgcatttaGAGACCCTATAGGAATATGCCCACTGTATATAGGTTATGCAGCAGATGGATCAATATGGTTTGCATCTGAATTTAAAGCATTAAGGATACATTGTGTAAGATATGTAGCATTTCCACCTggtcattattatatgtgtaATAATGGGAAAGGTGAATTTGTTAGATATTATAATCCCAATTGGTGGAAATTAGATAGCCCTATACCCAACACTAAAATcgatttagaaaaaatacgTACTACTTTAGAAAATGCAGTAATTAAAAGATTAATGGGTGATGTACCATTTggaattttattatctgGTGGTTTGGATTCATCTATAATTGCATCTATAATTGCAAAACATTTAAAATCAATACAATCTGACGCTactagtaataataatattagcGGAACATGtattggaaaaaataataaaaattcaaatactttaaaaagtttttcTATTGGATTAAAAGGGTCTCCTGACTTGAAAGCAGCTAAAGAAGTTGccgattttttaaacactGATCATACAGAATTTCATTTTACAGTTGATCAAGGTATTGATTCATTACATGATGTTATATACCACATTGAAACATATGATATAACAACTATTCGTGCATCTACACCTATGTATATTCTTTCAAggttaataaaaagtagTTGTATTAAAATGGTTTTAAGTGGTGAAGGATCCGATGAAATATTTGGCggatatttatattttcataaagcACCAAATGCCGAAGAGTTTCACAGAGAATTACAAAGAAAAATACATGATctacatatttatgatgTCTTACGAGCAAATAAATCTACTATGGCTTTTGGTATAGAAGCACGTGTACCATTTTTAGATTTAGAATTTTTAGATTTAGTTATGAATATAGATCCAAAAGAAAAGATGTGTtcgaataataaaattgaaaaagatATTTTAAGAAGAGCTTTTGCTGGCTATTTACCTGATCACATTCTTTACAGACAAAAGGAACAATTTTCGGATGGTGTTGGTTATAATTGGATTGATGGATTAAAAGAACAtgcagaaaaaaaaatatcagaTGCTCAATTTTCTAGAGCTCCATTCCTTTTTCCATATAATACAccaaaaacaaaagaagcatatttataccgatgtatattttatcaatgTTTTCCTGAACAATGCGCTCAAGAATTTGTACCAGAGGGTCCATCTATAGCTTGCTCTACAAGCAAAGCGGTTGAATGGGATGAGcaattcaaaataaatcCTGACCAATCAGGTAGATATGTTTTGGATATACATAAACATTCAAAATCTTTTGAGGATATAAAAGCCGCCTAA